One Nostoc sp. CENA543 genomic window, ACACTCTACCCAAAGCTAATTATCCCTTAAAGTGGAAGCTATTTACCTTAGTAAAATGGGCAAGATTAGCTACAAGAATCACTACAGCACTTGTAGCCGATAGTCATACAGCTTGCAGTAATTTTCTAGGCGAATCTTGCGCTTTTCCCTGGAAAGTAGCGACTTTATATAATCCCATTGCTGTCAGATCACCAATTCAGCAAAAACAGCTAAATACATTAGCTAACCCTGATAAATTCGTTTTTGTCGGCAGATTAGATAAAGATAAGGGAGTAGATATTCTCTTACAAGCAGCATCAATCTTAAAAAAGGAAAATCGACAGTTTCAAATTGAAATTATTGGAGACGGGCCAAAGGCAGCAGAATTAAAACAATTGACATCTGATTTAGAACTCACTAATTGTGTGACTTTTCTCGGAAAACTGCCCAACTCAGAGGTAATTGTCAAATTACAAGATGCTTTAGCTTTAGTAGCACCTTCCCGATGGCAAGATCCAGCACCCTATGTAGTTTTGGAAGCTGCTAGTACACAAACCTGTGCCATTGTCTCTCAAATGGGTGGTTTGCCGGAAATGGCGGGTTCACAAGGGTTTTTCTTTGAAAATGAAGATTTTCGCGGTTTAGCCACCTGCATGAGATACTGCCTAGAGCATCCAGAGGAAGTAATTCAGCGTGGTGTCATGGCTAGCCAATATGTTGCGGAAAAGTTTTCTGCTCATAGTGCAGCTACTCAACTGCTAGATATTTGCCAGCAATTAATCCCAATGGATAGTTCGCAATTAGCTAACGCCCAGCTACGCTAACGCAATTACTTTATCTGGCATGAGCTAGAAGACTCCCCTTATACTGCGTAAGCAGTTAGCGGGAGATGAATAGCGGTCAAAAAGGAGACACCCTGTTGAACAATATTTCGTATAACGAAATAAGTTCAACAGGGTAGTTGAGTTTTTGACAGTAAATATAGTAGACTACTTGATAGTAATTCTTGCAAAACATGATAGTCTACGAAGCAAAAGCAGAAGCAACAAAAGAACAGTTACTCAAAGTAAATGAAGCTTTGAGAACTGCTCTTTTTGTTCGCAATTCTTGTTTGCGCTATTGGATAGATGGTCATGCAAAAACTGGTTACGATTTGAATAAATATACGAAAGTTCTATCAGACAATCCTGGCTTTCCTTGGGTATCAAAATTGAACTCAACAGCAAGACAGGCAATGGCAGAACGTACCTGGGCGGCAATTAGCAGGTTTTTTGATAATTGCAAGAACAAGGTTTTAGGCAAGAAAGGTTTTCCTCGATTTCGCAAACTCCAGACAAGGGCATCTGTTGAATATAAGCAAAGTGGTTGGTCACTATCCGAGTGTCGCAACTACATAACATTCACAGATAAATTTGGAATTGGAACGATGAGATTGAGGGGGACTCGTGACCTGAATTACTATCAAATAAACCAGATAAAACGAGTCAGAATTGTGCGTCGTTCAGATGGGATATACATCCAATTCTGCATCGACCACGAAAGAAAAGAACAATTAGAGCCAACAGGTAAATCTCTGGCTCTGGATCTGGGATTAAACCATTTCTATACAGATAGTGATGGCAATAAAGTTGAGAATCCCAGATTTTTACGCAAATTCGAGAAAGCATTAAAAAAGGCACAACGTAGATTCTTTCGTTGTGCCAAAGGTTCTAAAAATCGTGCTAAAGCACGAAATAGATTAGGTAGAAAACACCTGAAATTGCAACGCCAGCGTCAAGATTGGTGCGTCAAGAAAGCACTAAGCGTAATCAAGTCGGCAGACTTTGTGGCATATGAACAATTACAGGTGCGGAACATGATCAAAAACCGCAAACTGGCGAAAAGTATCTCTGATGCCAGTTGGAGTATCTTCACTCAATGGTTGAAATATTTCGGCAAGGTATATGGGCGAGTGGTGGTTGCTGTCTCACCTGCATACACCACAATTGATTGCTCAAATTGTGGGCATCAAGTCTATAAAACTCTCAGCACTAGGACACACAGTTGTCCTAATTGCTCCTACACTGC contains:
- a CDS encoding glycosyltransferase family 4 protein, coding for MKILIQHRHLKHEIAGVLTYIDAITPELEQRGVTVQTVSTRADKIHQWVKLIAGADIIHMNSNDLLFALLCKLFNKKIIIKYHYCFYQSIHSHYEQMTFVQRLKTEFYHTLPKANYPLKWKLFTLVKWARLATRITTALVADSHTACSNFLGESCAFPWKVATLYNPIAVRSPIQQKQLNTLANPDKFVFVGRLDKDKGVDILLQAASILKKENRQFQIEIIGDGPKAAELKQLTSDLELTNCVTFLGKLPNSEVIVKLQDALALVAPSRWQDPAPYVVLEAASTQTCAIVSQMGGLPEMAGSQGFFFENEDFRGLATCMRYCLEHPEEVIQRGVMASQYVAEKFSAHSAATQLLDICQQLIPMDSSQLANAQLR
- a CDS encoding RNA-guided endonuclease TnpB family protein; protein product: MIVYEAKAEATKEQLLKVNEALRTALFVRNSCLRYWIDGHAKTGYDLNKYTKVLSDNPGFPWVSKLNSTARQAMAERTWAAISRFFDNCKNKVLGKKGFPRFRKLQTRASVEYKQSGWSLSECRNYITFTDKFGIGTMRLRGTRDLNYYQINQIKRVRIVRRSDGIYIQFCIDHERKEQLEPTGKSLALDLGLNHFYTDSDGNKVENPRFLRKFEKALKKAQRRFFRCAKGSKNRAKARNRLGRKHLKLQRQRQDWCVKKALSVIKSADFVAYEQLQVRNMIKNRKLAKSISDASWSIFTQWLKYFGKVYGRVVVAVSPAYTTIDCSNCGHQVYKTLSTRTHSCPNCSYTACRDYNASRNILNKGLELFKNTAGQAGIYAFGESDLCLEKATSQSKSSQRKRKVSQ